The nucleotide sequence AGTCATACAATCTTTTATATCTCACTATCTTTCAATTGTTGCAACTTTACATCATCTAAGAGTTCACCTTTTGTTAGATTTTTCAGTCTCTCTCAGGTACACCAAGCTCACAAGTTGCTCCCCAGTCATCCTTCACTTTCACCTCCAAAGTCCATTTCTTACTATTCAAACCAGCTTCAACCTATTCATCTTATAATTTTTTGGTTGAACTTCAACAGACCTTGAGTCTTGAGCTCAACCAATCTTGGTTGATACAAGTCTCCATGACAACTCAACCACATCAAATTAAGCTCTACATTCTACAAGCTCATGTCCATATTATCATATTTATAAACTTCatcaaagtcgaggtaaatacctcccttatgtgctagtcactattctaaaggctagtagccgcccgtgatttacctcctccgtgttggcctttgGACGGATTGGCGGAGGCGCTGAGGGTGaacatattcaccttttgccatcaaTGTTTACAAACTTCACGCACACTCAGTAGCTAGCATAGACAATTaactaacttaaaatatttttcttttcaaatataataaaatatgttGGTTAAATATGACTACTATATGATTACACGAACAATTTCAAATCGCCTTCTTTATAGAGTGTGATAATTCTTTTTCAATAATCATCATTATTACCACTAGGGTCAATTCTCAGTAGATGCAAAATATCTCACTAGCTACTTGATCTTTTTTATGCAAAGAGTAATTGTGCTAGGGCAAATACTCCCTATGATTTACCTTCTTTTAGAGAGTGTGGGGCCATCTTGGAGGGGTCACTAAGATGATGACATCATCTTTTTACTCCAATGAAGAGATATTCACTTTCATGCATGGATTTGGGGGTGTAAATCTAGAGTCTGAATTGGGTTGAACCAAATTGAATTGTGTGTGAGTACAATTTACGCACGTTGAATGTCAGACCGGTCAACTAATGTTTTGCCACATGGATTCTTCTTTTGCAAACTGCTTAAGTGTGTAACAAATGAATTAATCGATGACTAATTGTCGTCGAGTGAAACGACTGACTATTGTTTGTCAACGGCTGATGTTTGCAACTCGACTTGTAATAGCGATAAATGAACTTTATTTGGTCATTTACTACAGTGGAGGTATGaagctcctatataaagaggttCTCCATGACCTAAGTAAATAAAAGTAGATACAAGAgaaagaaatctccatccactttaTTCCCCCTTTCATTTTGTCGTCTCTATCATGCATTTCACTCGACGGTCTACCGATGATAATATTCGAATATGAACTCAGTTCGTTGCAATCGACTAGTACTTAGTGGTGATTGTAGTTTCCCGTTGTATCTTAGGAAATAAACATCCTTCGTAATCTTGAAGCATAATTGGAAGCGGACGAATATATTTTAAGGAAACTGTATCAAACGCAAGCTTCAACGTTTCCTTTCCTAACTTGGTACAACAATCTACTCCGGCTCGACCCACTCGACACTCAGAGCACTTGGCTGATTCGACAGTACACTTAGCTGACTTGGTGACTAGGCACTAGGCTGACACGACTTATTCGATGACCGGCCAACTTGACACTCAAATACCCGGCCAGCTTGATACTCTGCAATATTAATAAGATAGCTCGACCATACAAAATAGTCCAATCTTTCAGATAGCTTATCTATCCTAaaccattcctcctttcttattTGACAGCTTGTAATTATCTCTACGGCAATATATCCAACTTTATCGTCCTAAATCAAttgttgcattttttttttttcgtttttgGATGTTGTTTCTTCTTTCTTTCATCTAAGTATTATAAATTCGAGCTTTCATGTAATTCCATATATCTTCAAATTTACAATAAGTGGGGCTTTAAATACTTAATAAGCACATTTCTCTACCTTAATTTTCACCAATAACAAAATGTTCATTACAAATCTCCTTAAATCTTTTATGTATCTAAACAATTAATTCACCGTCCTCCATCTTAAGCCATAATAATAAGTAAAGAACTCTCTTCCATTCTCATCGACTAGCTAAATAGGAAAACCAAAGATCAAGGAAATGTAATACAGTTTCCCAATTTACTATATTCACTCACCCAAGACAaagtataataatattaataaatgaaTATGAGAAACACAATACAAAGAATGAGGTGATTAACATAAAGATACATTGAACAAGAGGTTTTAGACATCAAGATCGAATTCGAGATCACATATTTGAAGCTTTTCAAAAATGATAACATCAAAATGGGAATTATTACTCTTTTATTAGAGATAGAATCTCCAAAGACTATATGAAGAAATACTCTCATATAgttccaaaaaaaaaacacaatcttTCCTTCTAAGCACCATCCAACTAATCAAACACTAGTCATCTAACACCAGACACACTAAAATTCAACTATAAATTGCCTAACTACAGTTTATTGTCTGAAAATATCTATTTCAGTCGACTAATTATAAATCTCACGAATTAAATTGTAATATTTAGACTTAATAGAAGGTTTGTTTTCATCTCCTATCTCTATATTTTTTGTCAACCCActctaataatatattattattattattattattattagacatGTGTTGCCAGTGGGGAGGGAGCTACGGAGACAGGCTTtggttataataataataatttattataattataataataataattattatactcCATTAACAGCTCTGTATTTCCCTTTCCACTTCTTTTTTCCCCTATTTATTATTCTGCATTTGTTGTTGTACCATTTCCGCGTCTTTGGTGATTCAGTCGACATTGTTCTTCTCTTGATGCAGGCGCCTTCCCTGCCTCAATCCGATCTGCCGGCAGTTCAGGACGCAGAGGATGGAGACTCGCGTCGAGTGGTCCGGGACACCGGCGTAACTTCGTGCTTTTCATCCTAACGATGATATTTTTTGGGCCGTGGACTGGAATTGTAACGGAGTTTGTTGCTAGCTCTTGGTGGTTTTGATATAGCGGTGAATTGTAGATGTCCGAAAATTTTCTGTTAGATTGTTTTTGGCGGTGGTGGTAAGAGTTTCTGGCTCCCCGAAAATTCGATTTCCCCCCTTATTCTCGGATTTGTCGCGGTGTTTTCGAGATAATGGGGTTCCTTAGCATCATGGGTAACTCCTTCGGGTGCTCCGCATCCGGGGAGAGGCTAGTCTCGGCGGCGAGGGATGGGGATCTTCAGGAGGCCAAGGCGCTTTTGGAGTACAATCCCCGGCTCGCCCGGTACTCGACGTTTGGTGTTCGGAATTCGCCTCTCCATTATTCTGCAGCTCAAGGCCACCACGAGGTAGTTACTCACCTTTCCCCTCTTTCATTTCATACTTTGATCGGGATTTACTCATCTACGTATGCGGAAGTTTATTTGAGATTTTAATCTGCAGATTGTATCTCTTTTGATTGAATCTGGAGTCGACATTAACCTGAGGAACATACGAGGACAGGTAGAACTAAAACCCTTAGTTTGTTCCCAATTGACTCATGTTCTTGGTTATTATTGTCCTACGTTCTTCCTGTTGAAACTGCAAGATCACAAGTTCCTTAATTTGTAGTATGTTTTGATAGTGGAAAAATTCTATTTCATATTTTAATATCATAAATCTTTTTCTGTTGCAGACTGCTTTGATGCAAGCTTGTCAATATGGTCACTGGGAGGTTGTTCAAACTCTAATGCTTTTCAAACCTAATGTAAGTTTATTATTCATTTCATTTTCTCATATTTAGTTGGTTTTGTTCTCGTTATGCCTTACTAATAGCTCTCATATAATATTTGGAAATTGTCAATAGATTCACAGAACAGATTATGTCAATGGGGGAACAGCTCTCCACTTTGCTGCTCTAAATGGTCATGCTCGTTGCATCCGGCTTATCCTTGCTGACTATGTTCCAAGTATACCTGAGTTTTGGGATAGCATGATGGGAAAATCTACCCATGAATCTACTATTTCTGACTTTGACAAGAGGTATTACCTTTGCTATGCAGTTTTCTTGGTGTTTTTAGTCTTCATCGTAAAGTTAGATCTTTCCAATTTGTGATTGGCAGTGCCTTGTCTAAATTAGTTAACCAAAAAGCAGATGGGGGCATTACAGCCCTTCACATGGCAGCACTAAATGGCCATGCAGAGACTGTTAGCTTGCTTTTAGACTTGGGTGCTTCAGTCTCCGAGGTCACAACGGAAGATGGCTCAACAATTGATCTGATAGGTTTGTTTCTCACGATACTACATCATTTTTCCTTTTTTCACTAAAAAACTAGTTCATCCCATTATTTCTTTTAGTTATTCCTGCATGAGATCTCTATATACTACATGCACTTCAGTTTATTTGTGGTGTTGATCCCAAAACTGGTATGTCTTTTAGTTGACATATCTATTGATGTCAATTACCAGGTGCTGGAAGTACACCCCTTCATTATGCTGCTTGTGGTGGAAATGCTGTGTGTTGTGAAGTAAGTAATTTTTGCAGACATTCAATTTCTTCCACGGCTATATTTAACTGCTATGCTTATATATTACATGTGTGCATCCAGGTTCTTATTGCTAGAGGGGCCAGCTTGAGCACTGAGAATGTGAATGGGTATGCTTTGAATATGCTAAACCTGTTTAGACTTTTCATAACGTTAACTTTAATTGGAGCTGGAGATTGATCACATGCAACACTTACTGCTGTTTATGTTTTTAAATAATCTCAA is from Zingiber officinale cultivar Zhangliang chromosome 7B, Zo_v1.1, whole genome shotgun sequence and encodes:
- the LOC122006687 gene encoding probable E3 ubiquitin-protein ligase XBOS32 isoform X2, yielding MGFLSIMGNSFGCSASGERLVSAARDGDLQEAKALLEYNPRLARYSTFGVRNSPLHYSAAQGHHEIVSLLIESGVDINLRNIRGQTALMQACQYGHWEVVQTLMLFKPNIHRTDYVNGGTALHFAALNGHARCIRLILADYVPSIPEFWDSMMGKSTHESTISDFDKSALSKLVNQKADGGITALHMAALNGHAETVSLLLDLGASVSEVTTEDGSTIDLIGAGSTPLHYAACGGNAVCCEVLIARGASLSTENVNGCTPLTVAHSWRRNWLEGILNKQLHVNIKILPSPYLSLPLMSIIKIAREFGWRSTIHSPACIDPCVVCLERRCTVAAEGPPGSIPCPLCRHAIVSFTKIPGMSPVRELPRTSLSLSICTTCPTVEGSESNEPTQFCKPDIHCTGVPPLGSSSFRSLSCQRFPSMKLHSTLCMGVPETSPCLTRCSRPGSSLTRSVSDGDRSRRSCLFAFSHIVATAENN
- the LOC122006687 gene encoding probable E3 ubiquitin-protein ligase XBOS32 isoform X1, whose amino-acid sequence is MGFLSIMGNSFGCSASGERLVSAARDGDLQEAKALLEYNPRLARYSTFGVRNSPLHYSAAQGHHEIVSLLIESGVDINLRNIRGQTALMQACQYGHWEVVQTLMLFKPNIHRTDYVNGGTALHFAALNGHARCIRLILADYVPSIPEFWDSMMGKSTHESTISDFDKSALSKLVNQKADGGITALHMAALNGHAETVSLLLDLGASVSEVTTEDGSTIDLIGAGSTPLHYAACGGNAVCCEVLIARGASLSTENVNGCTPLTVAHSWRRNWLEGILNKQLHVNIKILPSPYLSLPLMSIIKIAREFGWRSTIHSPACIDPCVVCLERRCTVAAEVCNHEFCTRCALYLCSTNSTTTIISGPPGSIPCPLCRHAIVSFTKIPGMSPVRELPRTSLSLSICTTCPTVEGSESNEPTQFCKPDIHCTGVPPLGSSSFRSLSCQRFPSMKLHSTLCMGVPETSPCLTRCSRPGSSLTRSVSDGDRSRRSCLFAFSHIVATAENN